One genomic window of Cyprinus carpio isolate SPL01 chromosome A23, ASM1834038v1, whole genome shotgun sequence includes the following:
- the LOC109047947 gene encoding forkhead box protein P1-B-like isoform X3, translating to MQESKTDQTTNSGPAGQGGQSSESEKRVTRETSSSPSATAQTLQTQVAVSVGMITPQAITLQQMQQILQQQVLSPQQLQLLLQQQQALMLQQQQLQEFYKKQQEELHLQILQQHHAGKPNKEQMMAQQMAIQQQLLSVQQQHLLNLQRQGLLSVPSALTGTLAQGLIPAELQQLWKETADARQEEKSRGDKSPSPPKTQMLNHHSSTNGHHVHRPSWRDSSQESHSQSAHPLYSHGVCKWPGCDAVYGDFQSFLKHLNSEHALDDKSTAQCRVQMQVVQQLELQLAKDKERLQAMMAHLHVKSTEPKPAPQPVNLVSNFTLAKATIPKTTSSMSLSQSATAPSTPLTSLPQMPSVIIPTSLHSMGPIRKRYSDKYNIAMDQDIVQNKEFYLSAEVRPPFTYAALIRQAILESPEKQLTLNEIYNWFTRTFAYFRRNAATWKNAVRHNQKQHKNIQQFHKLNFTVWTVDELEFQKRRPQKITGSPLVKNIQSGLGQSPSLSALQAAMVDSSLPLYGSASMGASTLKALASALHEDMSSHDHDEGSHSDSSLELSPVHTLHQSQIKEEQMEAEDYNGSMSPETEDQHSPDTNHNKKYTEEHDSACQPGFSSSPHSLHC from the exons gtggcTGTATCAGTGGGGATGATAACTCCTCAGGCCATCACCCTTCAGCAGATGCAGCAGATCCTTCAGCAGCAGGTCCTGAGCCCCCAGCAGCTCCAACTGTTACTGCAGCAACAACAGGCCCTCATGTTACAGCAG CAACAGCTTCAGGAGTTCTATAAGAAACAGCAGGAAGAACTCCACCTGCAGATCCTGCAGCAACATCATGCCGGGAAACCCAATAAAGAG CAGATGATGGCCCAGCAGATGGCTATACAGCAGCAGTTACTCTCCGTTCAACAGCAGCACCTGCTCAACCTGCAGAGACAAGGTCTTTTGTCTGTCCCATCGGCTCTCACTGGTACACTGGCTCAAG GTTTAATCCCTGCTGAGCTTCAGCAGCTGTGGAAAGAGACGGCAGATGCAAGGCAGGAGGAGAAGAGTAGAGGAGACAAATCCCCCTCTCCTCCCAAAACTCAGATGCTCAACCACCACTCCAGCACTAATGGACACCATGTGCACCGGCCCAGCTGGAGAGACAG ttCTCAGGAGAGTCATTCCCAGAGCGCCCATCCTTTATACAGCCACGGCGTATGTAAGTGGCCAGGCTGTGATGCCGTGTACGGAGACTTCCAGTCATTCCTCAA gcaTTTGAACAGTGAACATGCTCTGGATGACAAGAGCACAGCGCAGTGCAGAGTTCAGATGCAGGTGGTTCAGCAGCTGGAACTGCAG CTCGCTAAAGACAAAGAACGCCTTCAGGCCATGATGGCCCACCTCCATGTCAAGTCTACTGAGCCCAAACCTGCCCCTCAGCCA GTGAATCTGGTGTCCAACTTCACGCTTGCCAAGGCAACCATTCCCAAAACCACTTCCTCTATGAGTCTTTCCCAGAGTGCCACAGCCCCGTCTACACCCCTCACATCACTCCCCCAGATGCCCTCCGTCATCATACCCACCAGCCTGCACAGCATGGGTCCCATCCGCAAACGCTACTCTGACAAATACAACATAGCCATGGACCAAG ATATTGTGCAGAATAAGGAGTTCTACCTGAGTGCTGAGGTCAGGCCTCCATTTACATATGCAGCTTTGATCAGGCAG GCCATTTTGGAGTCTCCTGAAAAGCAGCTAACACTAAATGAAATCTACAACTGGTTCACTCGAACATTTGCGTATTTCAGACGCAATGCAGCAACGTGGAAG AATGCAGTTCGCcacaaccaaaaacaacacaaaaatatccAACAATtccataaattaaattttaccgTTTGGACTGTGGACGAGCTGGAGTTTCAGAAAAGAAGGCCGCAAAAGATCACTGG ATCACCTCTGGTGAAGAACATCCAGTCCGGTCTGGGTCAGAGTCCTTCCCTGTCTGCTCTGCAG GCAGCGATGGTGGACAGCAGTCTGCCCCTATATGGCTCAGCGTCCATGGGAGCGTCCACTCTGAAGGCTTTGGCCAGTGCACTGCATGAGGACATGAGTTCTCACGATCATGACGAAGGCTCCCACAGCGACTCCAGCCTGGAGCTCTCTCCTGTGCACACACT GCATCAGTCTCAAATTAAAGAGGAGCAGATGGAGGCCGAAGACTACAATGGCTCCATGTCTCCAGAGACAGAAGACCAGCACAGTCCAGACACCAACCACAACAAGAAGTACACGGAGGAGCACGACTCTGCCTGCCAGCCGGGATTCTCCTCGTCACCTCACTCACTCCACTGCTGA
- the LOC109047947 gene encoding forkhead box protein P1-B-like isoform X1, which produces MQESKTDQTTNSGPAGQGGQSSESEKRVTRETSSSPSATAQTLQTQAQVAQQQQQQQQQQQTSGEKSPKSTEKEADTQVAVSVGMITPQAITLQQMQQILQQQVLSPQQLQLLLQQQQALMLQQQQLQEFYKKQQEELHLQILQQHHAGKPNKEQMMAQQMAIQQQLLSVQQQHLLNLQRQGLLSVPSALTGTLAQGLIPAELQQLWKETADARQEEKSRGDKSPSPPKTQMLNHHSSTNGHHVHRPSWRDSSQESHSQSAHPLYSHGVCKWPGCDAVYGDFQSFLKHLNSEHALDDKSTAQCRVQMQVVQQLELQLAKDKERLQAMMAHLHVKSTEPKPAPQPVNLVSNFTLAKATIPKTTSSMSLSQSATAPSTPLTSLPQMPSVIIPTSLHSMGPIRKRYSDKYNIAMDQDIVQNKEFYLSAEVRPPFTYAALIRQAILESPEKQLTLNEIYNWFTRTFAYFRRNAATWKNAVRHNQKQHKNIQQFHKLNFTVWTVDELEFQKRRPQKITGSPLVKNIQSGLGQSPSLSALQAAMVDSSLPLYGSASMGASTLKALASALHEDMSSHDHDEGSHSDSSLELSPVHTLHQSQIKEEQMEAEDYNGSMSPETEDQHSPDTNHNKKYTEEHDSACQPGFSSSPHSLHC; this is translated from the exons GCACAAGttgctcaacaacaacaacagcagcagcaacagcagcaaacGAGTGGTGAGAAGTCCCCCAAGAGCACAGAAAAGGAGGCAGACACGCAG gtggcTGTATCAGTGGGGATGATAACTCCTCAGGCCATCACCCTTCAGCAGATGCAGCAGATCCTTCAGCAGCAGGTCCTGAGCCCCCAGCAGCTCCAACTGTTACTGCAGCAACAACAGGCCCTCATGTTACAGCAG CAACAGCTTCAGGAGTTCTATAAGAAACAGCAGGAAGAACTCCACCTGCAGATCCTGCAGCAACATCATGCCGGGAAACCCAATAAAGAG CAGATGATGGCCCAGCAGATGGCTATACAGCAGCAGTTACTCTCCGTTCAACAGCAGCACCTGCTCAACCTGCAGAGACAAGGTCTTTTGTCTGTCCCATCGGCTCTCACTGGTACACTGGCTCAAG GTTTAATCCCTGCTGAGCTTCAGCAGCTGTGGAAAGAGACGGCAGATGCAAGGCAGGAGGAGAAGAGTAGAGGAGACAAATCCCCCTCTCCTCCCAAAACTCAGATGCTCAACCACCACTCCAGCACTAATGGACACCATGTGCACCGGCCCAGCTGGAGAGACAG ttCTCAGGAGAGTCATTCCCAGAGCGCCCATCCTTTATACAGCCACGGCGTATGTAAGTGGCCAGGCTGTGATGCCGTGTACGGAGACTTCCAGTCATTCCTCAA gcaTTTGAACAGTGAACATGCTCTGGATGACAAGAGCACAGCGCAGTGCAGAGTTCAGATGCAGGTGGTTCAGCAGCTGGAACTGCAG CTCGCTAAAGACAAAGAACGCCTTCAGGCCATGATGGCCCACCTCCATGTCAAGTCTACTGAGCCCAAACCTGCCCCTCAGCCA GTGAATCTGGTGTCCAACTTCACGCTTGCCAAGGCAACCATTCCCAAAACCACTTCCTCTATGAGTCTTTCCCAGAGTGCCACAGCCCCGTCTACACCCCTCACATCACTCCCCCAGATGCCCTCCGTCATCATACCCACCAGCCTGCACAGCATGGGTCCCATCCGCAAACGCTACTCTGACAAATACAACATAGCCATGGACCAAG ATATTGTGCAGAATAAGGAGTTCTACCTGAGTGCTGAGGTCAGGCCTCCATTTACATATGCAGCTTTGATCAGGCAG GCCATTTTGGAGTCTCCTGAAAAGCAGCTAACACTAAATGAAATCTACAACTGGTTCACTCGAACATTTGCGTATTTCAGACGCAATGCAGCAACGTGGAAG AATGCAGTTCGCcacaaccaaaaacaacacaaaaatatccAACAATtccataaattaaattttaccgTTTGGACTGTGGACGAGCTGGAGTTTCAGAAAAGAAGGCCGCAAAAGATCACTGG ATCACCTCTGGTGAAGAACATCCAGTCCGGTCTGGGTCAGAGTCCTTCCCTGTCTGCTCTGCAG GCAGCGATGGTGGACAGCAGTCTGCCCCTATATGGCTCAGCGTCCATGGGAGCGTCCACTCTGAAGGCTTTGGCCAGTGCACTGCATGAGGACATGAGTTCTCACGATCATGACGAAGGCTCCCACAGCGACTCCAGCCTGGAGCTCTCTCCTGTGCACACACT GCATCAGTCTCAAATTAAAGAGGAGCAGATGGAGGCCGAAGACTACAATGGCTCCATGTCTCCAGAGACAGAAGACCAGCACAGTCCAGACACCAACCACAACAAGAAGTACACGGAGGAGCACGACTCTGCCTGCCAGCCGGGATTCTCCTCGTCACCTCACTCACTCCACTGCTGA
- the LOC109047947 gene encoding forkhead box protein P1-B-like isoform X2 — translation MQESKTDQTTNSGPAGQGGQSSESEKRVTRETSSSPSATAQTLQTQAQVAQQQQQQQQQQQTSGEKSPKSTEKEADTQVAVSVGMITPQAITLQQMQQILQQQVLSPQQLQLLLQQQQALMLQQQQLQEFYKKQQEELHLQILQQHHAGKPNKEMMAQQMAIQQQLLSVQQQHLLNLQRQGLLSVPSALTGTLAQGLIPAELQQLWKETADARQEEKSRGDKSPSPPKTQMLNHHSSTNGHHVHRPSWRDSSQESHSQSAHPLYSHGVCKWPGCDAVYGDFQSFLKHLNSEHALDDKSTAQCRVQMQVVQQLELQLAKDKERLQAMMAHLHVKSTEPKPAPQPVNLVSNFTLAKATIPKTTSSMSLSQSATAPSTPLTSLPQMPSVIIPTSLHSMGPIRKRYSDKYNIAMDQDIVQNKEFYLSAEVRPPFTYAALIRQAILESPEKQLTLNEIYNWFTRTFAYFRRNAATWKNAVRHNQKQHKNIQQFHKLNFTVWTVDELEFQKRRPQKITGSPLVKNIQSGLGQSPSLSALQAAMVDSSLPLYGSASMGASTLKALASALHEDMSSHDHDEGSHSDSSLELSPVHTLHQSQIKEEQMEAEDYNGSMSPETEDQHSPDTNHNKKYTEEHDSACQPGFSSSPHSLHC, via the exons GCACAAGttgctcaacaacaacaacagcagcagcaacagcagcaaacGAGTGGTGAGAAGTCCCCCAAGAGCACAGAAAAGGAGGCAGACACGCAG gtggcTGTATCAGTGGGGATGATAACTCCTCAGGCCATCACCCTTCAGCAGATGCAGCAGATCCTTCAGCAGCAGGTCCTGAGCCCCCAGCAGCTCCAACTGTTACTGCAGCAACAACAGGCCCTCATGTTACAGCAG CAACAGCTTCAGGAGTTCTATAAGAAACAGCAGGAAGAACTCCACCTGCAGATCCTGCAGCAACATCATGCCGGGAAACCCAATAAAGAG ATGATGGCCCAGCAGATGGCTATACAGCAGCAGTTACTCTCCGTTCAACAGCAGCACCTGCTCAACCTGCAGAGACAAGGTCTTTTGTCTGTCCCATCGGCTCTCACTGGTACACTGGCTCAAG GTTTAATCCCTGCTGAGCTTCAGCAGCTGTGGAAAGAGACGGCAGATGCAAGGCAGGAGGAGAAGAGTAGAGGAGACAAATCCCCCTCTCCTCCCAAAACTCAGATGCTCAACCACCACTCCAGCACTAATGGACACCATGTGCACCGGCCCAGCTGGAGAGACAG ttCTCAGGAGAGTCATTCCCAGAGCGCCCATCCTTTATACAGCCACGGCGTATGTAAGTGGCCAGGCTGTGATGCCGTGTACGGAGACTTCCAGTCATTCCTCAA gcaTTTGAACAGTGAACATGCTCTGGATGACAAGAGCACAGCGCAGTGCAGAGTTCAGATGCAGGTGGTTCAGCAGCTGGAACTGCAG CTCGCTAAAGACAAAGAACGCCTTCAGGCCATGATGGCCCACCTCCATGTCAAGTCTACTGAGCCCAAACCTGCCCCTCAGCCA GTGAATCTGGTGTCCAACTTCACGCTTGCCAAGGCAACCATTCCCAAAACCACTTCCTCTATGAGTCTTTCCCAGAGTGCCACAGCCCCGTCTACACCCCTCACATCACTCCCCCAGATGCCCTCCGTCATCATACCCACCAGCCTGCACAGCATGGGTCCCATCCGCAAACGCTACTCTGACAAATACAACATAGCCATGGACCAAG ATATTGTGCAGAATAAGGAGTTCTACCTGAGTGCTGAGGTCAGGCCTCCATTTACATATGCAGCTTTGATCAGGCAG GCCATTTTGGAGTCTCCTGAAAAGCAGCTAACACTAAATGAAATCTACAACTGGTTCACTCGAACATTTGCGTATTTCAGACGCAATGCAGCAACGTGGAAG AATGCAGTTCGCcacaaccaaaaacaacacaaaaatatccAACAATtccataaattaaattttaccgTTTGGACTGTGGACGAGCTGGAGTTTCAGAAAAGAAGGCCGCAAAAGATCACTGG ATCACCTCTGGTGAAGAACATCCAGTCCGGTCTGGGTCAGAGTCCTTCCCTGTCTGCTCTGCAG GCAGCGATGGTGGACAGCAGTCTGCCCCTATATGGCTCAGCGTCCATGGGAGCGTCCACTCTGAAGGCTTTGGCCAGTGCACTGCATGAGGACATGAGTTCTCACGATCATGACGAAGGCTCCCACAGCGACTCCAGCCTGGAGCTCTCTCCTGTGCACACACT GCATCAGTCTCAAATTAAAGAGGAGCAGATGGAGGCCGAAGACTACAATGGCTCCATGTCTCCAGAGACAGAAGACCAGCACAGTCCAGACACCAACCACAACAAGAAGTACACGGAGGAGCACGACTCTGCCTGCCAGCCGGGATTCTCCTCGTCACCTCACTCACTCCACTGCTGA